Proteins from one Vespula vulgaris chromosome 23, iyVesVulg1.1, whole genome shotgun sequence genomic window:
- the LOC127071857 gene encoding F-box only protein 11, with protein sequence MPSASFTSSRNYVRRSRRKGANRIPLPSRTTSAEPCELPCPASNQIPTGGGVGGGGGAGAGGGGGNGGRGSSPSVSGVAAPSPSPSHSHSSPYDLRRKSPPHPDPAPGTSSALPPSGGSSIAATLGSFTLPARKRPRRTCSLSADGTNTNTAAHYLQYELPDEVLLTIFNYLMEQDLCRVSQVCKRFQAIANDTELWKSLYQQVYEYDLPLFNPAPCKFEFVSPDESDYPNPWKESFRQLYRGVHVRPGFQDLKFKGRNLPYFNTVQGALDYVDEYRSSNSNSSSNANTSAQGNCCGSNSQTIEEAPQHLVFLHAGTYRGEFLVIDSDVALIGAAPGNVAESVILERESESTVMFVEGAKRAYAGHLTLKFTPDVTSTVPHHKHYCLEVGENCSPTVDHCIIRSSSVVGAAVCVSGVGANPVVKNCDISDCENVGLYVTDYAQGTYEDNEISRNALAGIWVKNYANPIMRRNHIHHGRDVGIFTFDNGLGYFEANDIHNNRIAGFEVKAGANPTVVHCEIHHGQTGGIYVHENGLGQFIDNKIHSNNFAGVWITSNSNPTIRRNEIYNGHQGGVYIFGEGRGLIEHNNIYGNALAGIQIRTNSDPIVRHNKIHHGQHGGIYVHEKGQGLIEENEVYANTLAGVWITTGSTPVLRRNRIHSGKQVGVYFYDNGHGKLEDNDIFNHLYSGVQIRTGSNPVIRGNKIWGGQNGGVLVYNSGLGLLEQNEIFDNAMAGVWIKTDSNPTLKRNKIFDGRDGGICIFNGGKGVLEENDIFRNAQAGVLISTQSHPVLRRNRIFDGLAAGVEITNNATATLEFNQIFNNRFGGLCLASGVQPTTRGNKIFNNQDAVEKAVGNGQCLYKISSYTSFPMHDFYRCQTCNTTDRNAICVNCIKTCHAGHDVEFIRHDRFFCDCGAGTLSNQCQLQGEPTQDTDTLYDSAAPMESHTLMVN encoded by the exons TGCGAAgatcaagaagaaaaggagcTAACAGAATCCCCCTACCTTCAAGAACCACCTCGG CCGAGCCATGCGAATTGCCATGTCCAGCATCAAATCAGATTCCTACTGGAGGTGGTgttggtggaggaggaggagcaggagcaggaggtggtggtggtaatggtGGAAGAGGCTCTTCACCTAGTGTATCAGGTGTAGCTGCACCTTCACCTTCCCCATCACATTCACATTCTTCGCCGTATGATTTGAGGCGTAAAAGTCCACCTCATCCGGATCCAGCACCTGGCACAAGTTCTGCACTACCTCCCTCGGGTGGCAGTAGTATTGCTGCTACCCTTGGCAGTTTTACTCTTCCAGCAAGGAAACGACCACGGCGAACGTGTTCACTTTCTGCAGATG gtacaaatacaaatacagCAGCACATTATCTACAATATGAATTACCAGACGAAGTGTTGCTTactatattcaattatttaatgGAACAAGATCTGTGCAGAGTTTCACAAGTTTGTAAACGTTTTCAAGCTATCGCAAATGACACAGAACTATGGAAATCCCTCTACCAACAAGTATATGAATATGACCTACCTTTGTTTAATCCAGCACCTTGTAAATTTGAATTTGTTTCTCCGGATGAGTCCGATTATCCAAATCCATGGAAAGAAAGCTTTAGACAATTATATAGGGGGGTACATGTTAGACCTGGCTTCCAGGACTTAAAATTCAAAGGACGAAATTTGCCGTATTTCAATACGGTTCAAGGAGCATTAGATTATGTAGACGAATACAGAAGCAGCAATAGTAATTCCTCGAGTAACGCAAATACTAGTGCTCAAGGAAATTGTTGCGGGAGTAATTCTCAAACAATAGAAGAAGCACCTCAACACCTAGTATTCTTACATGCTGGAACATACAGAGGTGAATTTCTTGTAATCGATAGTGATGTTGCACTGATTGGAGCAGCTCCTGGTAATGTGGCAGAATCAGTcatattagaaagagaaagtgaatcTACTGTAATGTTTGTAGAAGGTGCTAAGCGTGCATATGCTGGGCACCTTACTTTAAAGTTTACTCCAGATGTTACTAGTACAGTTCCACATCATAAACATTATTGTTTGGAAGTGGGTGAAAACTGTAGTCCTACGGTTGATCACTGCATTATTAGAAGCTCGAGTGTGG tGGGAGCAGCTGTTTGTGTATCTGGTGTTGGCGCTAATCCTGTCGTAAAGAACTGTGACATATCAGATTGTGAAAATGTTGGGCTTTATGTTACTGATTATGCACAGGGAACTTACGAAGACAATGAAATATCTCGGAATGCATTAGCTGGTATTTGGGTTAAAAATTATGCAAATCCAATTATGAGAAGGAACCATATTCATCATGGTAGAGATGTTGGAATATTTACATTTGATAACGGTCTTGGATATTTTGAAGCCAATGATATTCATAATAACAGAATAGCAGGTTTTGAAGTAAAAGCTGGTGCCAATCCAACAGTTGTACATTGTGAGATACATCATGGTCAAACAGGAGGAATTTATGTTCACGAAAACGGCTTAGGACAATTTATTGATAACAAAATTCACTCCAATAATTTTGCTGGAGTTTGGATTACTTCGAATTCAAATCCAACAATtcgtagaaatgaaatttataatggTCATCAAGGAGGAGTGTATATATTTGGAGAAGGAAGGGGTTTAATAgaacataataatatttatggtAATGCTTTGGCTGGAATACAAATCAGAACAAATTCAGATCCAATAGTTAGgcataataaaatacatcatGGTCAACATGGAggcatatatgtacatgaaaAAGGACAAGGTTTAATAGAGGAAAACGAAGTCTATGCCAATACTTTAGCAGGAGTTTGGATTACTACAGGATCAACTCCAGTTTTAAGAAGAAATCGAATTCATAGTGGCAAACAAGTTGGGGTTTATTTCTACGATAACGGGCATGGAAAGCTAGAGGATAATGATATTTTCAATCATTTGTATTCAGGAGTACAAATAAg aaCTGGAAGTAATCCAGTGATACGTGGAAATAAAATATGGGGCGGACAAAACGGTGGTGTTCTCGTGTACAATAGTGGTTTAGGCTTACttgaacaaaatgaaatttttgataatgcCATGGCAGGTGTATGGATTAAAACAGACAGTAATCCTACattaaaaaggaacaagaTATTTGATGGGAGAGATGGAggaatttgtatatttaatggTGGTAAAG GTGTCttagaagaaaatgatatatttcgaAATGCGCAAGCTGGAGTGCTTATATCTACACAATCCCATCCAGTATTAAGGAGAAATCGAATTTTTGATGGATTAGCAGCAGGCGTTGAAATAACTAATAATGCTACTGCAACATTAGAATTTAATCAGAtctttaataatcgatttgGTGGTTTATGTTTAGCAAGTGGTGTACAACCAACAACTAGAG gcaataaaatattcaacaaCCAAGATGCTGTCGAAAAGGCAGTCGGGAATGGTCAATGTTTGTACAAAATATCATCATATACGTCTTTTCCAATGCATGACTTTTATCGCTGTCAAACGTGCAACACTACAGATCGTAATGCAATATGTGTAAACTGTATAAAAACTTGCCATGCAGGACACGACGTCGAATTTATCAGACATGATCG gTTCTTTTGCGACTGTGGTGCTGGTACATTAAGTAACCAGTGTCAACTTCAAGGTGAGCCTACACAAGACACTGATACATTGTACGATAGTGCTGCACCAATGGAGTCACATACACTTATGGTTAACTAG
- the LOC127071858 gene encoding contactin-1a-like, with product MHALDLSLRNTSKLLFPIGMAVGTLTDIATRLVIAGYILAVVLVCVHASSNWDKDDDLVATFEVSAVLGRTASLPCDIEPSTREDRVYMVLWFRDYAVKPIYSFDVRGRAFNKALNWSDSNAVGPRAYFVTVTKPAALSLEAVQLDDEGIYRCRVDFKKSPTRNFQVNLTVIVPPHQLLIYDSSGVEVDKTAGPFQVGMEFGLSCEVRGGKPTPIVSWLVNEKEVDGRLEEIGQNIVVSKLTVPQLRREHRNTMYKCRAANTNLIPPLEKSVLLDIYLKPLSVKILSKLSVLETDKNYSIGCETAGSHPRARVTWLKGNVPFRNVKVLDDGNSSVVLSTLIFSPIPDDNSQILKCRGENPELPGAYLEDFFQLNVVFPPKVQLHLGSTLKAENIKEGDDVYFECKVRANPEHHKITWRHNGAVLTQNYSAGIIMSTQSLVLQSIGRDNAGNYTCLASNDRGETTSPVVPLRIQFAPVCKTSPTVIGASLEESVKVRCEVDADPNEVDFVWEFNNSGENFEVAPAKLDNNNGTMSELIYTPVSERDYGALTCWGRNAIGKQETPCTYHVIPAAKPSPLNNCTIKASLNQSSEILEVECVPGYNGGLPQEFRLEAYEVASGYLRLNVSSVSIDLPIFRIAVADLLPATHFYLVAYAVNAKGRSEVFLLEDIMLRDSEKHTDSGVSMIPLILLLIGCLMACLIAVLFVMMMIYRRRGSTSPAHIEPYMKQPIITPPDSRNNSMLDVTHGDHTYFVEYTLKQVTDYALNKQPDIIQSPQDQEKMKREPQLFLPVRPDTLFAPYDIHKQGLQTNRCNLNPFSTRPWEPISFKADRNLMKEIIIANSIPGPESCV from the exons ATGCACGCGCTGGATTTGAGTCTACGAAACACCTCGAAACTTTTATTCCCCATTGGGATGGCAGTTGGCACACTGACGGATATCGCTACGAGATTGGTGATCGCCGGTTACATACTTGCGGTCGTCCTCGTGTGCGTTCACGCCAGTAGCAACTGGGACAAGGACGACGATTTAG TTGCAACCTTCGAAGTGAGTGCCGTTCTTGGGCGTACCGCCAGCTTGCCTTGTGACATTGAACCGTCCACGCGAGAAGATCGCGTTTATATGGTGCTATGGTTCCGAGATTATGCGGTGAAGCCGATATACAG CTTTGACGTACGAGGGAGAGCTTTCAACAAAGCTCTAAATTGGTCAGATAGCAATGCAGTAGGACCCAGAGCTTATTTTGTGACAGTCACAAAACCAGCTGCTCTATCTTTAGAAGCTGTTCAGTTGGATGACGAAGGGATATACAGGTGTCGAGTCGATTTCAAAAAATCACCGACGAGAAATTTTCAAGTGAATCTAACAGTTATTG ttcCCCCACATCAACTTCTCATTTATGACAGTTCTGGAGTGGAAGTAGATAAGACTGCTGGTCCTTTTCAAGTTGGTATGGAATTTGGTCTCTCCTGTGAAGTAAGAGGAG gaaaacCAACTCCAATTGTAAGCTGGTTAGTGAATGAGAAGGAAGTAGATGGAAGATTAGAAGAAATAGGACAAAATATCGTGGTTAGCAAATTGACTGTACCTCAGTTACGAAGGGAGCATCGTAACACCATGTACAAATGTCGAGCTGCCAACACAAATCTGATACCTCCTTTGGAAAAGAGCGTCCTTTTAGATATTTACT taaaGCCTCTGTCCGTAAAAATATTGTCAAAACTATCAGTCCTAGAAACAGACAAGAATTACTCTATAGGCTGTGAAACTGCAGGATCACATCCTCGAGCAAGAGTTACATGGTTGAAAGGAAACGTTCCCTTTAGAAATGTCAAG GTACTGGACGATGGTAACTCTTCAGTAGTGTTAAGTACGTTAATATTCAGTCCCATACCAGATGACAATTCTCAAATTCTCAAATGTCGAGGTGAAAATCCGGAATTGCCTGGTGCATATTTAGAAGATTTTTTCCAATTAAACGTTGTTT TTCCACCAAAAGTTCAACTACATCTGGGTAGTACATTGAAagcagaaaatataaaagaaggtGATGACGTCTATTTTGAATGCAAAGTTCGAGCTAATCCAGAACATCATAAAATAACATGGAGacataat ggTGCAGTATTAACTCAAAATTATTCAGCTGGGATAATAATGAGTACACAGAGTCTAGTACTTCAAAGTATAGGACGTGACAATGCAGGGAATTACACGTGCCTTGCCAGTAACGATCGTGGAGAAACTACAAGCCCTGTTGTTCCTTTACGAATACAGT TTGCACCTGTTTGTAAAACAAGTCCTACAGTAATTGGTGCGTCGTTGGAAGAATCAGTAAAGGTTCGATGCGAAGTTGATGCAGATCCTAACGAAGTGGATTTTGTTTGGGAATTTAATAATAGCGGTGAAAATTTTGAAGTAGCTCCGGcaaaattagataataataatggtaccATGAGCGAACTGATTTATACACCAGTTTCTGAAAGAGATTACGGAGCTTTAACATGTTGGGGTAGGAATGCGATTGGTAAACAAGAAACACCATGCACGTATCATGTTATTCCTGCAG CGAAGCCAAGTCCTTTAAACAATTGTACTATAAAAGCATCGTTAAATCAGAGTTCAGAGATATTAGAAGTCGAATGTGTACCGGGATATAATGGTGGACTTCCTCAAGAATTTCGTTTAGAGGCTTACGAAGTAGCATCTGGTTACTTACGTCTCAATGTATCTAGCGTATCTATCGACCTTCCAATTTTTCGAATAGCAGTTGCAGATCTATTACCTGCAACACACTTTTATTTAGTTGCATATGCTGTCAATGCTAAAGGTCGAAGTGAAGTGTTTTTATTGGAAGATATTATGTTAAGAGATTCGGAAAAGCACACAG atAGTGGAGTTAGTATGATTCCATTAATTTTACTACTTATCGGATGTCTAATGGCTTGTCTAATAGCAGTACTTTTtgtaatgatgatgatatatcGTCGTCGAGGTAGCACATCACCTGCACACATCGAGCCATACATGAAACAACCGATTATAACTCCCCCAGATTCGAGAAATAACTCGATGCTTGACGTTACTCATGGGGACCATACCTATTTTGTTGAATATACTTTGAAACAGGTCACTGATTATGCACTTAATAAACAACCTGATATTATACAATCACCACAAG atcaagaaaaaatgaaacgtgAACCACAATTATTTTTACCAGTAAGACCAGACACATTGTTTGCGCCATACGATATTCACAAACAAGGCCTTCAAACAAACAGATGTAAT tTAAATCCATTTTCCACAAGACCCTGGGAACCGATCAGTTTTAAAGCAGATCGTAATttgatgaaagaaattattattgcaaaCTCTATACCTGGTCCAGAAAGTTGTGTGtaa